A single region of the Gossypium arboreum isolate Shixiya-1 chromosome 12, ASM2569848v2, whole genome shotgun sequence genome encodes:
- the LOC108479506 gene encoding U3 small nucleolar RNA-associated protein 14, whose protein sequence is MAVKKRKERAVGGESGNSKKFKKYSNSKGPMKKNKNDKRKKGKGPRLPSALRTELDRLDPKIASDSDDGIDLDVGNDVYEYEEEVPQEESRKNRRFDPVENYEYELPEDFEDENVPSDEDDDDGDFGVGGNKGSLNDDVDASDGDEEEDDERHLRMLQGVTGMSTDAFGGKKKRNSVVISEAHPESEYNPTRDVLEGDSHITLQDLLDPIQGKAGYSKLRKRVQHMDRKSTSVQAPLPKVDREKLERMAVYEHSKKDITKWEHLVKRNREAPTVFFGGDVDLGFSTVGAIASEFEPRTEFEKKIASLVYDDKVMEAHKADGSKLLELNKISEEDYMKHQDHVAKMRGLLFRHEMKQKRIKKIKSKTYHRLKNKDKLKVESAEMLMDPEAAKEQARKQEFKRAEERMTLKHKNKSKWARRILERGLNAQDEGTRAAMAEQLHQHALLTRKINTVKDSSSSSDSSSDDDDEVSNEDRASELLEKAKEKTLKVLEDDEEVPNSGVLSLPFMVRGMKKRKEEAIEEAKLALQEYEQLEGTNDAENSKPATASGRRVFGRANNEVPDSNKKTKTDNKMKMDNYYGNSDSEDDLKAKENVNIEGGKRNDVEKDVGPNYDRKEAADVSIFKNFEDNGDPGSKTTYEVAIFASDSRRKMKSENGIDKNAKKLQQVKEAIVHDKDMEEGEEDSDSESKQMVDGILSSAPKESYELPSQSELIRHAFAGDYVEEEFEKDKQEILNEENPEPDKPVLLPGWGQWTRVQQKKGLPWWMLKEHEDSKRKREESLKKRKDAQLKHVIISEKVDKKAEKLQTKSLPYPFTSKELFEQSMRMPIGSESNPETAIRSLNRPEVVKKPGVIIKPIKFVEMHHHEKSEDNKRSGQKQKKNKSKGASGKNKKQSN, encoded by the exons ATGGCAGTTAAAAAGCGGAAAGAGAGAGCCGTTGGCGGTGAATCCGGAAACAGCAAGAAGTTCAAAAAGTATTCCAACTCCAAAGGACCGATGAAGAAAAACAAGAACGATAAGCGAAAGAAGGGGAAAGGTCCTCGCTTGCCTTCTGCGCTACGAACGGAGCTTGATCGCCTGGACCCTAAAATAGCTTCCGATAGTGATGACGGTATCGATTTAGATGTTGGAAACGATGTTTATGAGTATGAGGAAGAAGTTCCACAAGAAGAGTCCCGGAAAAACCGCCGTTTCGATCCTGTCGAGAACTATGAGTATGAGCTACCTGAGGATTTTGAG GATGAGAATGTACCATCAGATGAGGACGACGATGATGGTGACTTTGGTGTTGGTGGGAACAAGGGTAGTCTAAATGATGATGTTGATGCGAGTGATGGGgatgaagaggaagatgatgaaAGGCACTTGAGGATGTTGCAAGGGGTCACTGGAATGTCAACTGATGCCTTTGGAG gcaagaagaagaggaatagtGTGGTTATATCCGAGGCACATCCTGAGTCAGAATACAACCCTACTCGTGATGTTCTTGAGGGTGACAGCCACATTACACTTCAAGATCTTTTGGATCCTATTCAAGGAAAAGCGGGGTATAGCAAACTTAGAAAAAGAGTGCAACACATGGACAGAAAGTCTACATCTGTTCAAGCTCCATTGCCGAAGGTAGATAGAGAGAAATTGGAGAGGATGGCAGTTTATGAACATTCAAAGAAAGATATTACTAAGTGGGAGCATCTGGTCAAAAGGAATAGAGAAGCTCCTACTGTTTTTTTTGGTGGAGATGTAGACTTGGGGTTTTCAACTGTAGGGGCAATAGCTTCTGAATTTGAGCCTAGAACTGAGTTTGAGAAGAAAATTGCTTCTTTGGTTTATGATGACAAAGTTATGGAAGCTCACAAAGCAGATGGTTCCAAACTTCTGGAGTTAAATAAG ATATCTGAGGAAGATTATATGAAGCACCAGGATCATGTTGCTAAAATGCGCGGCCTTCTTTTCCGCCATGAAATGAAGCAGAAGCGCATAAAAAAGATCAAGTCCAAAACCTATCATCGTTTAAAGAATAAGGATAAACTGAAAGTGGAATCTGCAGAAATGCTGATGGATCCAGAGGCAGCCAAAGAGCAGGCTAGGAAGCAAGAGTTCAAACGAGCTGAG GAGCGAATGACTTTGAAGCACAAAAATAAGTCAAAGTGGGCAAGGCGTATCTTAGAACGAGGTTTGAATGCCCAGGATGAAGGTACTCGAGCAGCTATGGCTGAACAGCTTCACCAACATGCTCTTTTGACAAGAAAAATTAACACTGTTAAAGACAGTAGTAGTAGCAGTGATAGTAgtagtgatgatgatgatgaggtTTCAAACGAGGATAGGGCATCTGAGTTGCTAGAAAAAGCAAAAGAGAAAACGCTGAAAGTATTAGAAGACGATGAAGAAGTGCCTAATTCTGGAGTTCTTTCCTTACCTTTCATG GTTCGTGGaatgaagaaaagaaaggaagaagcAATTGAAGAAGCTAAGCTTGCTCTTCAAGAGTATGAGCAATTGGAGGGTACAAATGATGCAGAAAATTCAAAACCAGCCACTGCAAGTGGTAGAAGGGTCTTTGGCAGGGCTAATAATGAAGTTCCAGATTCTAACAAGAAGACCAAAACTGATAATAAGATGAAAATGGATAATTATTATGGTAATAGTGATAGTGAAGACGATTTGAAAGCCAAAGAGAATGTTAACATTGAGGGCGGCAAAAGAAATGATGTTGAGAAGGATGTTGGCCCTAATTATGATCGTAAAGAAGCAGCTGATGTTTCCATATTCAAG AATTTTGAGGACAATGGAGACCCTGGTTCAAAAACGACATATGAAGTTGCTATTTTTGCTTCCGACTCGCGGAGAAAG ATGAAAAGTGAGAATGGAATTGATAAAAATGCGAAAAAGTTGCAACAAGTGAAGGAAGCTATTGTGCATGATAAAGACATGGAG GAGGGAGAAGAGGATAGTGATTCGGAGAGCAAACAAATGGTGGATGGGATTTTGTCCTCGGCCCCCAAGGAATCATATGAACTCCCTTCTCAGTCAGAACTCATTCGACATGCTTTTGCTGGGGACTATGTGGAAGAAGAATTTGAAAAGGATAAGCAGGAAATCCTGAATGAGGAAAACCCTGAACCGGATAAACCTGTTTTGCTCCCTGGTTGGGGCCAATGGACTCGTGTACAGCAAAAAAAAGGTTTGCCTTGGTGGATGCTTAAGGAACACGAAGACTCTAAGCGGAAGAGGGAAGAAAGTCTTAAGAAAAGGAAGGATGCACAGCTCAAGCATGTCATTATATCCGAAAAGGTGGATAAAAAA GCTGAGAAATTGCAGACAAAATCTTTGCCCTACCCGTTCACATCCAAGGAACTTTTTGAACAAAGTATGCGAATGCCTATTGGATCAGAATCTAACCCGGAGACAGCAATCAGAAGTCTTAATCGACCAGAA GTGGTGAAGAAACCTGGGGTAATTATAAAACCAATAAAGTTTGTGGAGATGCATCATCACGAAAAATCCGAGGATAACAAACGGAGTGGGCagaaacagaagaaaaataaaagcaaAGGTGCCAGTGGCAAGAACAAGAAACAGAGCAACTAA
- the LOC108478375 gene encoding O-methyltransferase 1, chloroplastic-like: protein MQCALKFACSAAPPSSASIAPLLFPNTHNKKKKLRNGCSIRAELSDDNDPLLQAAINSASLRFHETHRQDPLFIDPYAGCFVSTHTQMDMETKAKQYCIATKFIDDKLLSTVNHMDGLKQVVLLSDGMDTRPYRLNWPSSTIMFDISPLRVFQKAAEKLDGVGAKIPQRCLFLHVPLETPNIQETLVTKGFNGTRPSVWAIQGLPLMTLVSFEEILLTVSGMAMKGCLFFGELPAWLAETGIGNKSSTKKWINNIFMSYGFKVDMISYDEVAKRLSKVVKPGDYEKILFVAEQLRCSDDQMETWRKELQRVDEDGDEEGFEDL, encoded by the exons ATGCAATGTGCACTGAAATTCGCATGTTCGGCCGCGCCACCGTCGTCCGCTTCAATTGCGCCACTGCTCTTCCCCAATACCCACAACAAGAAGAAGAAGCTTAGAAATGGATGTTCAATCAGAGCTGAACTCAGCGATGACAATGACCCATTACTCCAAGCAGCAATCAATTCAGCTTCTCTTCGTTTTCACGAGACCCATCGACAAg ACCCTCTTTTTATTGATCCTTATGCTGGGTGCTTCGTTTCAACGCATACTCAAATGGATATGGAAACCAAGGCGAAACAATATTGCATTGCAACCAAGTTCATTGATGATAAGCTGCTTAGTACTGTAAACCACATGGATGGGCTTAAACAG GTTGTGCTTTTATCAGATGGAATGGATACTCGGCCATATAGGCTTAATTGGCCAAGCTCTACCATTATGTTTGATATATCCCCTCTAAGGGTATTCCAGAAGGCGGCTGAGAAGCTTGATG GTGTCGGGGCTAAGATCCCACAGCGATGTTTGTTTCTTCATGTTCCATTGGAAACCCCTAACATTCAAGAAACTTTGGTTACAAAAGGCTTTAATGGTACTCGTCCGAGTGTATGGGCTATACAG GGACTACCTTTGATGACTTTGGTAAGTTTCGAAGAGATCTTACTCACGGTAAGTGGAATGGCCATGAAGGGTTGCCTTTTCTTCGGTGAGTTGCCTGCATGGTTGGCAGAGACTGGAATCGGTAACAAG TCTAGTACAAAGAAATGGATTAACAATATTTTTATGAGCTACGGTTTCAAGGTGGACATGATTAGCTACGACGAAGTAGCTAAAAGATTAAGTAAGGTGGTAAAACCGGGAGACTATGAGAAGATACTATTTGTTGCGGAACAATTGCGGTGTTCGGATGATCAG ATGGAAACTTGGAGGAAAGAGTTGCAAAGGGTGGACGAAGATGGAGACGAGGAAGGGTTTGAGGACCTTTAA
- the LOC108477128 gene encoding 60S ribosomal protein L22-2-like has translation MSRGTAAGPKGKKKGATFTIDCAKPVEDKIMDIASLEKFLQERIKVGGKAGALGDSVTVTRDKTKITVTSDSNFSKRYLKYLTKKYLKKHNVRDWLRVIASNKDRSVYELRYFNIAENEGEEEE, from the exons ATGAGTCGTGGTACAGCAGCGGGACCCAAGGGGAAGAAGAAAGGAGCGACCTTTACCATCGACTGTGCTAAGCCGGTTGAAGATAAGATCATGGACATTGCCTCACTCGAAAAGTTCCTCCAGGAACGGATCAAGGTAGGCGGCAAAGCCGGTGCTCTTGGCGACTCCGTCACCGTCACCCGCGACAAGACCAAAATCACCGTCACGTCCGATTCCAACTTCTCCAAGCG TTATCTTAAGTACTTGACGAAGAAGTACTTGAAGAAGCACAATGTCCGGGATTGGCTTCGAGTGATTGCTTCCAACAAGGACAGATCTGTTTATGAACTCCGCTACTTCAATATTGCCGAGAATGAAGGGGAGGAGGAAGAATGA
- the LOC108479509 gene encoding outer envelope pore protein 16-4, chloroplastic — protein MEEEFTAVVPCSSLAVDSVLRFAAAGVFWGFCSAPYDARKRGLTGIAQASFVAKSVGKFGFQSGLVAGVFATTRCGLQKYRKRNDPLNTLIAGAVAGAAVAAQTRNLNNIIGVACLVSAFSVAADHISRAN, from the exons ATGGAAGAAGAGTTCACCGCCGTTGTTCCCTGCTCTTCCCTAGCCGTCGATTCCGTCCTCCGATTTGCTGCG GCAGGTGTCTTCTGGGGATTCTGTTCTGCCCCTTATGATGCTCGTAAAAGAG GTTTAACTGGTATTGCTCAAGCTTCATTTGTG GCAAAGTCTGTTGGAAAATTCGGCTTCCAAAGTG GACTTGTTGCCGGTGTATTCGCCACAACTCGCTGTGGACTTCAGAAATACCGGAAGCGGAACGACCCG tTAAACACTTTAATAGCGGGTGCCGTTGCCGGGGCTGCCGTTGCTGCGCAGACTAGAAACTTGAACAATATCATTGGGGTAGCATGCCTTGTTTCAGCTTTCAGTGTCGCTGCTGATCATATTTCCAGAGCAAATTGA
- the LOC108479508 gene encoding UDP-glucuronic acid decarboxylase 2-like: protein MGSSELIFRGHETQPVSDSYSPKPDKPWASVTRPIRYMLREQRLLFVFLGIAIATLIFTLFPASRATQHNFADSITYFPIDTQSKFSNPHRLGFGSSNPTGKIPLGLKRKGLRIVVTGGAGFVGSHLVDRLIARGDSVMVVDNFFTGRKENVMHHFGNPNFELIRHDVVEPLLLEVDQIYHLACPASPVHYKFNPVKTIKTNVVGTLNMLGLAKRVGARFLLTSTSEVYGDPLQHPQKETYWGNVNPIGVRSCYDEGKRTAETLTMDYHRGAGVEVRIARIFNTYGPRMCIDDGRVVSNFVAQALRKEPLTVYGDGKQTRSFQYVSDLVEGLMRLMEGEHVGPFNLGNPGEFTMLELAEVVQETIDPNAKIEFRPNTEDDPHKRKPDISRAKELLGWEPKVSLRKGLPLMVSDFRQRIFGDHKEGSSNNSNNESS from the exons ATGGGGTCATCGGAGCTGATATTCAGAGGCCATGAAACTCAGCCTGTTTCCGATTCCTATTCACCCAAACCCGACAAACCATGGGCTTCCGTTACCCGCCCGATTCGTTACATGCTCCGAGAGCAACGCCTTCTCTTCGTCTTCCTCGGCATTGCTATTGCCACTCTCATTTTCACCCTCTTCCCGGCCTCACGTGCTACGCAACACAACTTCGCCGATTCCATAACCTACTTCCCCATCGACACACAGAGCAAGTTCTCCAACCCGCACCGACTCGGATTCGGATCGTCTAACCCGACTGGCAAGATCCCGTTGGGGTTAAAACGTAAAGGCCTGAGGATCGTGGTAACGGGTGGAGCCGGCTTCGTTGGGTCTCACCTCGTGGACCGGTTAATAGCAAGGGGAGATAGCGTGATGGTGGTGGATAACTTCTTTACTGGCAGGAAAGAAAACGTGATGCACCATTTCGGTAACCCCAATTTCGAGCTTATAAGACACGACGTGGTGGAGCCTTTGCTATTGGAAGTTGACCAGATCTACCATTTAGCTTGCCCTGCTTCACCAGTTCATTACAAATTCAACCCAGTCAAAACTATCA AGACAAATGTTGTGGGGACATTGAACATGTTAGGACTGGCGAAAAGAGTAGGTGCAAGGTTCTTATTAACCAGTACCAGCGAAGTATACGGAGATCCTCTTCAACATCCTCAGAAGGAAACTTATTGGGGCAACGTTAATCCCATTG GTGTCCGAAGCTGTTACGACGAGGGGAAACGTACAGCCGAAACCCTGACAATGGACTATCACAGAGGAGCTGGAGTTGAG GTTAGGATTGCCCGGATTTTCAATACTTACGGACCTCGTATGTGCATCGATGACGGTCGTGTTGTTAGCAACTTTGTTGCTCAG GCATTAAGGAAGGAGCCTTTGACTGTGTATGGTGATGGGAAACAGACAAGGAGTTTCCAATATGTTTCTGATCTg GTGGAGGGGCTAATGCGATTGATGGAAGGAGAACATGTTGGACCTTTTAACCTTGGAAATCCGGGTGAATTCACCATGCTTGAGCTTGCTGAG GTGGTACAAGAAACAATTGATCCAAATGCAAAGATAGAATTCAGACCCAACACAGAAGATGACCCACACAAGAGGAAGCCTGATATCTCGAGAGCCAAGGAGCTACTCGGTTGGGAACCTAAAGTCTCTCTCCGAAAGGGTCTCCCTCTGATGGTTTCGGATTTCCGGCAACGTATATTTGGTGATCATAAGGAGGGCAGCAGCAATAACAGCAACAATGAATCATCTTAA